A window of Ignavibacterium sp. contains these coding sequences:
- a CDS encoding sigma-54 dependent transcriptional regulator: MKPVLIIDDEREICDSISMILEYEGYAVDSTTSASEGLKKFSEQDFSAVLLDIQMPEMNGFEVLKKIKEIKPSASVIIISAHGSVENAIKATRLGAFDFLEKPIDRDKLLISVRNATEQTTLKEENEEIRKTFVGEGEILGKSKAIQKILELIDKVAPLETRVLITGENGTGKELVARAIHKKSERKDKPFIEVNCAAIPNELIESELFGHEKGSFTGAVSQRIGKFELANKGIIFLDEIGDMSLQAQAKVLRAIEEGRIERVGGGKKIEVDVRIIAATNKNLLEEIHKGNFREDLYHRLNVIPIHVPPLRERVEDIPILVEHFCKEITVKHKKPSVRFTDDAIKILQAQPWTGNVRELRNIVERIIIIVDKREISAKDIDFLFAANQASLDNLIETSNSFQEFKEKAERAFILKQLKANDWNISKTAEILDIQRSHLYTKMRKYGIEKEED; encoded by the coding sequence ATGAAACCTGTATTAATAATCGATGATGAAAGAGAAATTTGCGACAGCATAAGTATGATTCTTGAATATGAAGGATACGCTGTCGATTCAACCACAAGTGCTTCAGAAGGATTAAAAAAATTTTCTGAACAGGATTTTTCAGCTGTACTGCTTGATATTCAAATGCCTGAGATGAATGGATTTGAAGTTCTGAAAAAAATAAAAGAGATAAAACCTTCTGCATCAGTGATAATTATTTCTGCGCACGGAAGTGTTGAAAACGCAATTAAAGCTACAAGACTTGGTGCTTTCGATTTTCTTGAAAAACCAATTGATCGTGATAAACTACTAATCAGTGTTCGCAATGCTACGGAACAGACAACTCTTAAAGAAGAGAATGAAGAAATAAGAAAAACATTTGTTGGAGAAGGAGAAATTCTTGGCAAGAGCAAAGCAATACAAAAAATTCTTGAGTTGATTGATAAAGTTGCGCCATTGGAAACCAGAGTTTTGATTACCGGTGAAAACGGAACCGGCAAAGAATTAGTTGCTCGTGCTATCCACAAAAAGAGTGAACGAAAAGATAAACCATTTATCGAAGTTAATTGTGCGGCAATTCCAAATGAGTTAATTGAATCAGAATTATTCGGTCACGAAAAAGGTTCGTTCACCGGAGCAGTATCACAGAGAATCGGAAAGTTTGAACTTGCAAACAAAGGAATAATTTTTCTTGATGAAATTGGTGATATGAGTCTTCAGGCACAGGCGAAAGTACTGCGTGCAATTGAGGAAGGACGAATTGAGAGAGTTGGCGGCGGAAAGAAAATTGAAGTTGATGTAAGAATAATTGCGGCGACGAATAAAAATTTGCTTGAAGAAATTCATAAAGGAAATTTCAGAGAAGACCTTTATCACAGATTAAATGTAATCCCAATTCATGTTCCTCCATTAAGAGAAAGAGTTGAAGACATTCCGATTTTAGTTGAACATTTCTGTAAAGAAATTACTGTAAAACATAAAAAGCCATCAGTTCGATTTACTGATGATGCAATAAAAATTTTGCAGGCACAACCCTGGACTGGAAATGTTCGCGAACTTCGTAACATTGTCGAAAGGATTATAATCATCGTTGACAAAAGAGAAATATCTGCAAAAGATATTGATTTTCTATTTGCTGCTAATCAGGCATCGCTTGATAATCTTATTGAGACAAGCAACTCATTTCAGGAATTCAAAGAAAAAGCTGAGCGTGCATTTATACTTAAACAACTTAAAGCAAATGATTGGAACATCAGCAAAACCGCTGAAATACTTGATATTCAAAGAAGTCATCTTTATACAAAAATGCGTAAATACGGAATAGAAAAGGAGGAAGATTAA
- a CDS encoding histidine triad nucleotide-binding protein, translating to MSTIFSKIINREIPADIVYESENVLAFKDIRPQAPVHILIIPKIEIPKVTDIKGTEHAQLLGEMFDTANKIAKDMGIAEDGFRLVFNCGNNGGQEVYHLHMHLLGGRKMNWPPG from the coding sequence ATGTCAACCATCTTTTCAAAAATTATCAACCGGGAAATTCCTGCTGACATTGTTTACGAATCAGAGAATGTGCTTGCATTCAAAGATATTCGTCCACAAGCACCTGTACATATTTTGATTATACCAAAAATTGAAATCCCAAAAGTAACAGATATAAAAGGTACCGAACACGCTCAATTACTTGGGGAGATGTTTGATACTGCAAATAAAATTGCAAAGGATATGGGAATTGCTGAAGATGGTTTCAGGTTAGTCTTCAATTGCGGAAATAATGGTGGTCAGGAAGTTTATCATTTACATATGCATTTGCTTGGTGGCAGAAAGATGAATTGGCCTCCGGGATGA
- a CDS encoding DUF4160 domain-containing protein: MPTILFINGWRFFFYSNELNEPIHIHFQKGEKEGKYWLLTKEFDVKEAYTYKLNQKDKREVKKIIFEYFELIEKEWNKFHKR, translated from the coding sequence ATGCCGACTATATTATTTATTAATGGCTGGAGATTTTTCTTTTATTCAAATGAGTTAAATGAACCAATCCATATTCATTTTCAAAAAGGTGAAAAAGAAGGAAAATATTGGCTCCTTACAAAAGAATTTGATGTTAAAGAAGCATATACATATAAGCTTAATCAAAAAGACAAAAGAGAAGTTAAAAAAATAATTTTTGAATATTTCGAATTAATTGAAAAAGAATGGAATAAATTTCATAAGAGGTAA
- a CDS encoding DUF2442 domain-containing protein, with amino-acid sequence MKKYHTIKNIRFEEKALLLNIDGTNYKFPLKLISDKLSNAQPDELSNFIISPSGYGIHWPLLDEDISIDGLLKIKSASKPLRKRTSFSK; translated from the coding sequence ATGAAGAAGTATCATACTATTAAAAACATTAGGTTTGAAGAAAAAGCTTTGCTTCTGAATATTGATGGGACGAATTATAAATTCCCTTTGAAATTAATTTCTGATAAACTCTCTAATGCACAGCCTGATGAATTGAGCAACTTTATAATTTCACCCTCAGGGTATGGAATTCATTGGCCTCTCCTTGATGAGGATATTTCAATAGATGGATTATTGAAAATTAAATCAGCATCAAAGCCACTTCGAAAAAGAACTTCATTTTCAAAATAA
- the dinB gene encoding DNA polymerase IV — protein sequence MRLILHLDLDAFFVSVERILDPKLNGKPVIVGGDPKYGRGVVAACSYEARAFGLHSAMPIRTAYKLCPHGIYLHGHFEEYERYSNAVKSILERYAPLIEQASIDEFYIDMTGTQIIYGSMFAFASKLQKEIWDELHLPCSIGIGSNKTVAKIGSDCMKPKGITYIIPGMEKEFLAPMPVEAIPGVGKVMKQHLNERGIYRIADITKLSADYFSIAFGKYGVDLWRKAHGEGTEYLTIQRERKSISRETTFGKDVTSDEELKQTLFYLTGKVCQSLRKRGWEASTIEIKLRYIDFQTLIRSKTISPTDDDKIVFDTAWELLRKAKTRRVAVRLIGVGLTNFSPASEQEFLFEDYELKRKKMFKAVTKIRDKFGYESLKFAGTIKS from the coding sequence ATGCGTTTAATTCTTCACCTCGATCTTGATGCTTTCTTTGTTTCGGTAGAGAGAATTCTCGATCCGAAGTTAAATGGCAAACCTGTAATTGTTGGTGGCGATCCAAAATACGGAAGAGGAGTTGTCGCTGCCTGTTCATACGAAGCACGTGCTTTTGGTTTACACTCTGCTATGCCGATACGAACTGCTTACAAACTTTGTCCACACGGAATTTATTTGCACGGACATTTCGAAGAATATGAAAGATATTCCAATGCAGTTAAAAGCATTCTTGAAAGATATGCTCCATTGATTGAACAGGCATCAATTGATGAGTTTTATATTGATATGACAGGAACACAAATTATTTATGGCTCTATGTTTGCATTTGCATCAAAACTTCAAAAAGAAATCTGGGATGAACTTCATTTGCCTTGTTCAATTGGAATCGGAAGTAATAAAACAGTAGCTAAGATTGGTTCTGATTGTATGAAACCAAAAGGGATTACATACATAATTCCCGGAATGGAAAAAGAATTTCTCGCTCCGATGCCAGTTGAAGCAATTCCCGGTGTTGGTAAAGTAATGAAGCAACATCTTAATGAAAGAGGAATTTACAGAATTGCCGATATAACAAAACTTTCTGCTGATTATTTTTCAATTGCTTTTGGAAAGTATGGAGTTGACTTATGGAGAAAAGCTCACGGTGAGGGAACAGAATATCTGACAATTCAAAGAGAGAGAAAAAGTATTTCAAGAGAAACTACTTTCGGTAAAGATGTAACAAGTGATGAAGAACTTAAACAAACACTATTTTATTTAACGGGAAAAGTTTGTCAGTCACTGCGTAAAAGGGGTTGGGAAGCATCAACAATTGAAATCAAACTGCGTTATATTGATTTTCAAACATTAATTCGTTCGAAAACAATTTCTCCTACTGATGATGATAAAATTGTTTTTGATACCGCCTGGGAATTACTACGAAAAGCAAAAACACGAAGAGTTGCGGTTAGATTAATTGGTGTGGGCCTGACAAATTTTTCTCCGGCAAGTGAACAGGAATTTTTATTCGAAGATTATGAATTGAAAAGAAAGAAAATGTTTAAAGCAGTAACAAAAATTCGTGATAAGTTTGGATATGAATCGTTAAAGTTCGCAGGGACAATTAAAAGTTAA
- a CDS encoding GxxExxY protein, producing MNDYLFQDLTSKIISCFYKVYNKLGFGFLEKVYENALLIELTNSGLRVERQKPINVYYENQLVGEYFADLIVDDKVIIELKAAEALIEEHELQLINYLKATDIEVGLLLNFGKKPEIRRKIFTNDKRK from the coding sequence ATGAACGATTATTTATTTCAAGATTTGACATCTAAAATCATTTCTTGTTTCTATAAAGTTTATAATAAACTTGGCTTTGGATTTTTAGAAAAGGTTTATGAAAATGCACTTTTGATTGAATTGACTAATAGTGGATTGAGAGTTGAGAGACAAAAACCGATAAATGTTTATTATGAAAATCAATTAGTTGGAGAGTATTTTGCAGATTTGATAGTAGATGATAAAGTTATCATTGAATTAAAAGCCGCTGAAGCTCTAATCGAAGAACATGAACTTCAACTCATAAACTATTTAAAAGCTACAGATATTGAAGTTGGTTTACTATTAAACTTTGGGAAGAAACCCGAAATCAGAAGGAAAATATTTACCAATGATAAGCGGAAATAG
- a CDS encoding DUF72 domain-containing protein, translating to MSIKYYIGTAGWSYKDWVPSFYPKNQSGGFDWLQFYSHYFNCVEVNSTYYTYISPKIVEGWIKKVENSDEFKFHIKLHQDFTHKRKFDEQNVKAVRYNLDILKKSERLGGLLIQFPYSFSFDGASVQHIQKIKDIFSDISCFVEVRHSSWRNKRALEFFSQNDLTLCTIDQPQIGQAIPFEPIVTNDKASNDKAYIRFHGRNVEAWKKSLSNFGKEQTYEEQSSRYSYLYSPGELIEIVQKIKSIESKVKEINVIMNNHPKGDAVANAFELIHLLQEKTKVEMPETIIKAYPRLETLLATLSQ from the coding sequence ATGTCAATTAAATATTACATAGGAACTGCTGGCTGGTCTTACAAAGACTGGGTGCCAAGCTTTTATCCTAAGAATCAATCAGGCGGATTTGATTGGTTACAGTTTTATTCACACTACTTTAATTGTGTTGAAGTAAACTCAACTTACTACACATACATTAGTCCGAAGATTGTTGAAGGCTGGATTAAAAAGGTTGAAAATTCGGATGAGTTTAAATTTCACATCAAACTTCATCAGGATTTTACACATAAAAGAAAATTCGATGAACAAAATGTTAAAGCAGTTCGTTATAACCTTGATATTCTGAAAAAGTCAGAACGACTTGGTGGTTTACTGATTCAGTTTCCTTACTCGTTTTCATTTGATGGTGCTTCAGTTCAGCACATACAAAAGATAAAAGATATATTTTCTGATATAAGTTGTTTCGTTGAAGTTCGTCATTCGAGCTGGAGAAATAAACGCGCATTGGAATTCTTCAGTCAGAATGATTTAACACTTTGTACAATTGATCAACCGCAAATAGGACAAGCGATTCCATTTGAACCAATAGTAACAAACGATAAAGCTTCAAACGATAAAGCTTACATTCGTTTTCATGGTAGAAATGTGGAAGCATGGAAAAAATCATTATCAAACTTTGGCAAAGAACAAACTTATGAAGAGCAAAGCTCAAGATACAGTTATCTTTATTCACCAGGAGAATTAATTGAGATTGTACAAAAGATAAAATCAATTGAAAGCAAAGTGAAAGAAATAAATGTAATTATGAATAATCATCCGAAAGGTGATGCAGTTGCAAATGCCTTTGAGTTGATTCATCTGCTGCAAGAAAAAACAAAAGTAGAAATGCCTGAAACAATTATAAAAGCTTATCCAAGATTAGAAACCCTATTAGCTACCCTTAGTCAATAG
- a CDS encoding nucleotidyl transferase AbiEii/AbiGii toxin family protein: MQTLQNLEVLEIEILELLNSIKVLEYLYFGGGTMLRLCHNLNRYSTDLDFWLDISSDSKQIYQLIRKHLADNYKLTDSMNKRNTLLFELKSPSVSRSLKIEIRKEQKEFDWEYKIAFSRFTTKQVMVKALTLDQMMKNKFEALLSRKIIRDAFDIEFLLMRGIELPSDKSLLKAALQIISNFKEQDFKVTLGSILDEKDRKFYLANKFNLLKEEITKRINISE; encoded by the coding sequence ATGCAAACGCTACAAAATTTAGAAGTACTTGAAATTGAAATTCTTGAATTACTTAACAGCATTAAAGTACTTGAATATCTTTATTTTGGTGGTGGCACTATGCTCCGGCTTTGTCATAATCTTAATCGCTACTCTACTGATCTCGATTTCTGGTTAGATATTTCATCGGACAGTAAACAGATATATCAATTGATTCGTAAACACCTGGCTGATAATTATAAACTTACAGATTCTATGAATAAACGAAATACTCTTTTATTTGAACTTAAATCACCATCTGTTAGTCGCTCATTAAAAATCGAAATCAGAAAAGAACAGAAAGAATTCGACTGGGAATATAAAATCGCTTTTTCAAGATTCACCACCAAACAAGTAATGGTAAAAGCTCTAACACTCGACCAAATGATGAAAAATAAATTTGAAGCATTACTTTCACGCAAGATTATACGTGACGCATTTGATATCGAGTTTCTCTTGATGAGAGGAATTGAACTTCCATCTGATAAATCTTTACTGAAAGCAGCACTTCAAATAATTAGTAATTTCAAAGAACAAGACTTTAAAGTAACATTAGGTTCCATACTCGACGAAAAAGACAGAAAGTTCTATTTGGCTAATAAATTTAACTTGCTTAAAGAAGAAATAACAAAACGAATAAATATTTCAGAATAA
- the lexA gene encoding transcriptional repressor LexA — MKKELTQIQKQILDFLIEQKISKGIPPTLAEIASHFGYKNRATVQQHLQAIEKKGYIRKNPKLSRAIEITVEEKFFIPRPVLGEVAAGNPLTIYPDAIDTVELPTIARMPKDSFLLRVKGDSLKDAYIFSGDIVIVNPNLEPKNGQIVVAILDDAAVVKRFYKKKNEIELVSENPDYKPIVIDKKYPSFKIVGIVVGVYRSMSKKAV, encoded by the coding sequence ATGAAAAAAGAACTGACACAAATACAAAAGCAAATTCTGGATTTTCTGATTGAACAGAAAATATCCAAAGGAATTCCACCAACACTTGCTGAAATTGCCTCACATTTCGGATATAAAAATCGTGCAACAGTTCAACAGCATCTTCAGGCAATAGAAAAGAAAGGATATATCAGAAAAAATCCGAAGCTTTCCCGTGCAATTGAAATTACTGTTGAGGAAAAATTTTTCATACCAAGACCGGTTCTTGGAGAAGTTGCTGCAGGAAATCCGTTAACAATTTATCCCGATGCAATCGATACAGTTGAACTTCCAACAATTGCAAGAATGCCTAAGGATTCTTTTCTGCTTCGTGTAAAAGGCGATAGCTTGAAAGATGCATACATTTTCAGCGGTGATATTGTGATTGTTAATCCGAATCTTGAACCCAAAAACGGACAAATAGTTGTTGCAATACTTGATGATGCGGCGGTGGTAAAAAGATTTTATAAAAAGAAAAATGAAATCGAATTGGTTTCTGAAAATCCTGATTATAAACCAATTGTGATTGATAAGAAATATCCTTCATTTAAGATTGTAGGAATAGTGGTTGGAGTGTACCGAAGTATGAGTAAAAAGGCAGTATAG
- a CDS encoding PAS domain S-box protein, translated as MDKKQTNISELLHPVIESIPNPAIILSFDLKTILSNRLFDELISRNKIYDAQRLFSLNILEEIKKKFLTLRETNIPQRIFSATLNFEDRELQTDLTINRLQFEDEDYFMITFLSEEFSTKDFSDIKLTFTDEVKRYIDEELIEFFSEISSLLPLTLLVKNRLKKILDERPEIIWLKDENGKLFLSNKNYDEAIGINLDELKNRSTDLLLFPYQSNLIRSSTEYLKLTRRPIVLEGLKFTSEKANGKALVLLPVTDKQGKFYYSAAIISQANILAKENQKIFGKIFSEVPLPILIISKDGLIQHANEEFIKLVAEKSEDLLNQHIQQFFPYLLTENLSSFLESELNDEQIQIDESFNPVDSGFAKYFLKVKKHFDSQGKIENLILLFYPVEKVDDLEHLIKHRGRMFDILIQKNPEPIFIYDKENLKFLEVNEAALELYGYSRDEFLQLDLTDLYSPEDIQTLLDSFNESELDKKFSRPFRHKRKDGSTVFVEISRSEFKFNDKDAHFTIVRDVTDKIEKEKQTKVFQTVFDSTSDPVIGTDAMGFIKFINKAVTERLGYQEKDLIDSSFISLAKDDERGLVNTTIFQSSLIEPITVRLSIKKSDNQIVESELIATPLLDINNEIESFTIILKLPDIKETQSETKEIVKEVIKEVIVEKPVQVGKSKEIPESSFLSGVFHELLTPLNVIFGFSQEIIDSLTNPTPEQQEAAEIINQNRIKLLDTMNSVVEYTEIIQEKSPIKIQSVSITDIIDKIDRQIKDLVGLSEIEFGYGKISSSLSFETDKDKFERMISGLIKVIARITREKKIYFSAFSLDNESFMISLSDQYGSISSYLSNTLEKLFAEDRDPKDLGAPKLTTHLTKFFVDLLGGKFTKQVNFAGRTECGFVFPIKLSERQSVEQQEVFHFEQPTETQVESPEIQEQPVSEVQQEAEKEVEAPKEILPEEEFEPVTPVSELLTSQLPESEKIEKPILEQEDELTEISKELDKDLEEVNEGIETTETTLTEKQKEIVPPTLDLSKLNCLYIEDQVDSQILFKVQLKGLKDIQFAPSFEDALPLLDKQNFDFIVIDINLQGEYNGLDALKLIHKMPGYENTPIIAVTAYVLPGDKEKFIAAGFDDFIAKPIFREKMIDSLQKIFLSKS; from the coding sequence TTGGACAAAAAGCAAACTAACATTTCAGAACTTCTTCATCCTGTAATTGAATCAATTCCAAATCCTGCAATTATTCTATCTTTTGATTTAAAGACAATCCTATCTAATCGATTATTTGATGAGTTAATAAGTCGAAATAAAATTTACGACGCTCAAAGACTATTTAGCTTAAATATTTTAGAAGAGATAAAAAAGAAATTTCTAACGCTTAGGGAAACAAACATTCCACAAAGAATTTTCTCGGCTACATTAAATTTTGAAGATAGAGAACTTCAAACTGATCTAACAATTAACAGACTTCAGTTTGAAGATGAAGATTATTTTATGATAACATTTTTATCAGAAGAATTTTCAACTAAAGATTTTAGTGATATTAAATTGACTTTTACAGATGAAGTTAAACGATACATTGACGAAGAACTGATTGAGTTTTTTTCAGAAATAAGTTCGTTACTACCTTTGACTCTGCTGGTTAAAAACAGACTAAAGAAAATTCTGGATGAAAGACCTGAAATAATTTGGCTGAAAGATGAAAACGGTAAACTATTCCTGTCAAATAAAAATTATGATGAAGCAATCGGTATAAACTTAGATGAATTAAAGAATCGAAGCACAGATTTGCTTCTCTTTCCTTATCAATCAAATCTTATTCGCTCTTCGACTGAGTATCTGAAATTAACAAGGAGACCAATCGTTTTAGAAGGACTTAAGTTCACTTCTGAAAAAGCCAATGGAAAAGCTTTGGTGTTACTACCAGTAACAGACAAGCAGGGTAAATTCTACTACTCTGCTGCAATTATTTCACAAGCTAATATTTTAGCTAAAGAAAATCAGAAGATTTTTGGCAAGATTTTTTCAGAAGTACCTTTGCCGATTCTAATAATTTCGAAAGATGGATTAATTCAGCATGCTAATGAAGAATTTATTAAATTGGTGGCAGAGAAATCAGAAGATTTGTTGAATCAGCACATTCAACAATTTTTTCCTTATTTACTTACAGAGAATCTTAGTTCTTTTTTAGAAAGCGAACTGAATGATGAACAAATTCAGATTGACGAGAGCTTTAATCCTGTTGATTCTGGTTTTGCAAAATATTTTCTGAAAGTTAAAAAGCATTTTGATTCGCAGGGGAAAATTGAAAATCTGATTCTGTTATTTTATCCTGTTGAAAAAGTTGATGATCTTGAACATTTAATCAAGCATAGAGGAAGAATGTTTGACATATTAATCCAAAAAAATCCGGAACCAATATTTATTTATGATAAAGAGAATCTTAAATTTCTTGAAGTAAATGAAGCTGCACTGGAGCTCTATGGTTATTCAAGAGATGAGTTTCTGCAACTTGATTTAACTGACCTTTATTCACCCGAAGATATTCAAACCTTGCTTGACTCTTTTAACGAATCGGAACTTGATAAAAAATTCAGCAGACCGTTCAGGCATAAAAGAAAAGATGGCAGTACGGTTTTTGTTGAAATCAGTCGTTCGGAATTTAAATTCAATGATAAAGATGCTCACTTTACAATTGTTCGTGATGTAACCGATAAAATTGAAAAAGAAAAACAAACAAAAGTTTTTCAGACGGTTTTTGATTCTACTTCAGACCCTGTAATCGGAACTGATGCGATGGGCTTTATTAAATTCATCAATAAAGCTGTCACAGAAAGACTTGGATATCAGGAAAAAGATTTAATTGATTCTTCATTCATTAGCCTGGCAAAGGATGATGAGCGAGGTTTGGTTAATACAACGATCTTCCAATCATCATTGATAGAACCAATCACAGTACGACTATCAATTAAAAAATCTGATAATCAGATTGTAGAAAGTGAATTGATCGCAACACCTTTGCTTGATATTAATAATGAAATCGAGTCGTTTACAATTATTTTAAAGTTACCTGATATAAAAGAAACCCAATCTGAAACTAAAGAAATTGTAAAAGAAGTAATCAAAGAAGTTATAGTTGAAAAACCTGTTCAAGTAGGAAAAAGTAAAGAGATTCCTGAATCCTCATTTTTGTCCGGAGTATTTCACGAGTTGCTTACACCGTTGAATGTAATCTTTGGTTTCTCACAGGAGATAATTGATAGTCTTACAAATCCAACTCCCGAACAGCAGGAAGCTGCAGAGATAATAAATCAAAACCGCATTAAGTTACTCGATACTATGAATTCAGTGGTTGAGTATACAGAAATAATTCAGGAAAAATCTCCGATTAAAATTCAATCAGTATCTATTACAGATATAATTGATAAGATTGACAGACAAATAAAAGATTTAGTGGGACTTAGCGAGATAGAATTTGGCTATGGAAAAATTTCATCTTCGCTCTCTTTTGAAACAGATAAAGATAAATTTGAAAGAATGATTAGTGGATTGATTAAAGTGATTGCAAGGATTACACGCGAAAAGAAAATATATTTCTCTGCTTTTTCTCTGGACAATGAATCATTCATGATTTCTCTAAGTGATCAATATGGTTCTATCTCATCATATCTTTCCAACACTCTCGAAAAATTATTTGCTGAAGATCGTGATCCTAAAGATTTGGGTGCTCCAAAACTAACAACTCATCTTACAAAATTTTTTGTTGACTTGCTGGGAGGAAAATTCACCAAACAAGTTAACTTCGCTGGTAGAACTGAATGTGGTTTTGTTTTTCCAATTAAGCTTAGTGAAAGACAATCAGTTGAGCAGCAGGAAGTATTTCATTTTGAACAACCAACAGAGACTCAGGTTGAAAGTCCTGAGATCCAGGAACAACCTGTATCTGAAGTGCAACAGGAAGCAGAAAAAGAAGTAGAAGCTCCAAAAGAAATTCTACCGGAAGAAGAGTTCGAACCAGTTACTCCTGTTTCTGAATTATTAACCTCACAACTTCCCGAATCTGAAAAAATTGAAAAGCCAATACTTGAGCAGGAAGACGAACTTACTGAAATATCAAAAGAACTTGATAAAGATCTTGAAGAAGTGAATGAAGGAATTGAAACCACTGAAACAACCTTAACAGAAAAACAAAAAGAAATCGTTCCGCCAACACTTGATCTATCAAAATTAAATTGTCTTTACATAGAAGACCAGGTTGACTCACAGATACTTTTCAAAGTTCAGTTAAAAGGATTGAAAGATATTCAGTTTGCCCCAAGTTTCGAAGATGCCTTACCATTGCTTGATAAACAAAATTTTGATTTCATTGTTATTGATATTAACCTTCAGGGTGAATACAATGGGCTTGATGCACTTAAGTTAATTCATAAAATGCCAGGTTACGAAAATACTCCAATAATTGCTGTTACTGCCTATGTTCTGCCTGGTGATAAAGAAAAATTTATTGCTGCAGGTTTTGATGATTTTATTGCCAAGCCAATCTTTCGCGAAAAAATGATCGATTCATTGCAGAAAATTTTCCTTTCTAAATCATAG